From Mucilaginibacter rubeus, a single genomic window includes:
- a CDS encoding DUF3823 domain-containing protein — MKIKFHHILIGLFLAASGCKKDNYDAPTSRLSGRLVYKGEAINVEYNAVPYQIYQPGFATKSAIQGTFDPDGNYAQLLFDGTYKFTIPANQGPFMWKELSAGTRDSLTVNLKGSQTVDIEVTPYYLVENAKFTSTGRKVTATFDIQKIITDANAKNIDRVYLYVNKTQFVSGGYRIGDGDPPSIAGSAITSMTNLSLSFDVPTITPTQNYVFARIGLKIAGVEDLVFSPVSKITLQ, encoded by the coding sequence ATGAAAATCAAGTTTCATCATATTTTAATAGGGCTTTTTCTTGCGGCCTCGGGCTGTAAGAAAGACAATTACGATGCGCCCACATCGAGACTGAGCGGTAGGTTGGTTTATAAAGGCGAAGCTATAAACGTTGAGTATAACGCTGTTCCTTACCAAATTTATCAACCTGGTTTTGCAACAAAATCGGCTATACAGGGAACTTTCGATCCCGATGGTAATTACGCCCAGTTGTTATTTGACGGTACTTATAAGTTCACAATCCCTGCAAACCAGGGGCCGTTTATGTGGAAAGAGTTATCGGCAGGAACCCGCGATAGCTTAACCGTAAACTTAAAAGGTAGCCAAACAGTTGATATTGAGGTAACTCCTTATTACCTGGTAGAGAATGCCAAGTTTACATCTACCGGCAGAAAGGTAACTGCTACTTTTGATATACAGAAAATAATCACTGATGCTAATGCAAAAAACATTGACCGTGTTTATTTATATGTTAACAAAACACAGTTTGTGTCGGGTGGTTACCGTATAGGCGATGGCGATCCGCCATCAATTGCAGGTTCTGCTATTACAAGCATGACTAACCTGAGTTTAAGTTTCGATGTGCCTACTATAACTCCTACTCAGAATTATGTATTTGCACGTATTGGTTTAAAAATTGCCGGTGTTGAAGACCTTGTTTTCTCACCAGTATCAAAAATAACCTTACAATAA
- a CDS encoding two-component regulator propeller domain-containing protein, giving the protein MLQRKRILAPAINQIISILSQKVSIFRRVETLQQIGYICFKLIILKPLYIFLLLFTVSCGICNAQTYYFRHYQVEHGLSHNTVYCSLQDKRGFLWFGTKDGLNRFDGYTFKTFRHNPADKSTISNNMVHTLSLDQKGTLWIGTDEGLDKYDPQSETFAHINTANINGVRSITFDEHNNCWFIAGASLIKYDQKTGEKIDYWPWQHFEATSVVIINGIVWTSASSGVMEKMDQANRTFTSYNLFKPTDNVTSKYIEKIYYAGNNKIFVATNSHGFKEFDSETGAYTDLLNYNPDKTAIYVRDFLKYSDTEYWIATESGVFIYDSVKGTFLNLRKHFNDPYSISDNAVYCLYKDSEGGVWVGTYFGGLNYYPKQYSTFNKFYPDTEPNSLKGNVVREINKDIYGNLWMGTEDNGLNKLAPDKHTWTHYYPNGKASISNTNIHGILPVGNELFVGTFERGLDIMNIQTGKVERVYLAGNQSNDLKSNFIICFCRTRSGLIFVGTTRGFYRYNLTTKDFTLIDKLPPYDFIYAITEDHKGKIWIGTVRDGIYCYNPANNTSTKLNYRYPVKNVLNTTTVNGVFEDSSHKLWFATEGLGLWKYDPEADSYKFYDSNKGFPSNYIFRVEEDSHKNLWISTTRGLVCFNPATEAIKIYTKANGLLSDQFNYNSSFKDADGTMYFGCVRGMVSFNPANFKINHFIAPVYITGFQVHNKEISVKGADSLLSQSIISTKKINLNHNQSSFSIDFAALSFPSPEMTQYKYMMKGLDKGWTELKRNRKVYFTQLQPGHYTFVVKAAGNNGIWTQKETTLEINIAPPFWESVWAYIAYCMLFLLTGYYLLRSYHRKTREKNKRIIETLENDKEKQIYNAKIEFFTNVAHEIRTPLTLIKGPMEKVIRKAEHVPEIQNNLKIMEKNTNRLLDLTNQLLDFRKTETNGFSLSFVKTDITDLLADTFMRFKPMAEQKNLSYTFIHPAKTVYAYVDIEAFTKIISNLINNAIKYSTSEVEIELIDHPDNDPTFTIEIRNSGNLIPYEMREKIFEPFFRMKESEKQIGTGIGLSLSRSLAELHKGLLVLNKSINDFNIFNLTLPVHQEKEFDLHITPDEYEQADLSNREENIDFMKPVILLVDDNPEILDFISDDLSDKYSVIKALNGQEALDMIAIENIQLIISDVMMPGIDGFELCKTIKTNFDYSHIPIILLTAKNTLQSKIEGLEVGADAYIEKPFSPEHLQVQIANLLINRNKIREHFASSPLAHIKSMAYSKPDESFLDKLNGVIYKNIQNAELDVEQIANLMNMSKPTLYRKVKAISNLTINELINITRLKAAAQLLEEGDYKIYEVANMVGYSSQSHLGRNFLKQFGTTPTEYQAAKRSKMKQV; this is encoded by the coding sequence ATGCTTCAAAGAAAAAGGATTTTAGCCCCGGCGATTAACCAAATCATATCAATACTTAGTCAAAAAGTATCAATTTTCAGGAGGGTAGAAACGCTGCAACAGATTGGTTATATTTGCTTTAAGCTGATTATTTTGAAACCACTATACATATTTTTATTACTTTTTACAGTATCCTGCGGCATTTGTAATGCCCAGACGTACTACTTCAGGCATTACCAGGTTGAACATGGTTTATCGCATAATACCGTTTACTGCAGCCTGCAGGATAAGCGCGGCTTTTTATGGTTTGGCACCAAAGATGGCCTTAACCGCTTTGATGGCTATACCTTTAAAACATTCAGGCATAACCCTGCCGATAAAAGCACCATTTCAAATAACATGGTGCATACCCTGTCTCTTGATCAAAAAGGAACCCTGTGGATAGGCACCGACGAAGGCTTGGATAAGTACGATCCGCAGTCAGAAACATTTGCACATATCAATACCGCAAATATTAACGGCGTACGCAGTATCACCTTTGATGAACACAATAACTGCTGGTTTATAGCCGGAGCCTCATTAATAAAGTACGACCAAAAAACCGGCGAAAAAATTGACTATTGGCCATGGCAACACTTTGAAGCTACATCGGTAGTAATTATTAATGGTATCGTGTGGACATCAGCCTCATCGGGCGTGATGGAGAAAATGGACCAGGCAAACCGCACGTTTACTTCATACAACCTGTTTAAGCCAACGGATAACGTTACATCAAAATATATAGAGAAGATCTATTACGCAGGTAACAATAAAATATTTGTGGCCACCAACAGTCACGGTTTCAAAGAGTTTGACTCCGAAACCGGTGCATATACAGATCTGCTTAACTACAATCCGGATAAAACCGCGATTTATGTACGCGATTTTTTAAAATACAGCGATACTGAATACTGGATAGCAACAGAGTCCGGTGTATTCATTTACGATTCGGTAAAGGGTACGTTCCTTAATCTCCGAAAACATTTCAATGACCCATATTCCATATCCGATAATGCTGTTTATTGCCTTTATAAAGATTCGGAAGGCGGCGTTTGGGTAGGCACCTACTTTGGCGGGCTCAATTATTATCCTAAACAATATTCAACTTTCAACAAGTTTTATCCCGATACCGAACCAAACTCGCTTAAGGGGAATGTAGTGCGCGAAATTAATAAAGATATATATGGCAACCTATGGATGGGTACAGAAGACAACGGGCTTAACAAATTAGCGCCCGATAAACATACCTGGACGCATTACTATCCCAACGGAAAAGCCAGCATTTCAAACACCAACATCCATGGCATACTACCGGTTGGTAACGAATTGTTTGTAGGCACTTTTGAGCGGGGCCTGGACATCATGAACATTCAAACCGGTAAGGTGGAACGTGTTTACCTGGCCGGCAATCAGAGCAACGATCTTAAAAGCAACTTCATCATTTGCTTTTGCAGAACCCGGAGCGGGCTCATATTTGTTGGCACCACACGCGGCTTCTACAGGTATAACTTAACTACTAAAGATTTTACCCTGATAGATAAGTTACCTCCGTACGATTTCATTTATGCAATAACCGAAGACCATAAAGGTAAAATATGGATAGGCACCGTGCGCGATGGTATTTACTGTTACAACCCGGCAAACAATACCAGTACTAAGCTAAACTATCGCTACCCCGTTAAAAACGTACTTAATACTACTACAGTTAATGGTGTTTTTGAAGACAGCAGCCACAAATTATGGTTTGCGACGGAAGGCCTGGGGCTATGGAAATATGACCCGGAAGCTGATAGCTATAAATTTTATGACAGCAATAAAGGCTTTCCGAGTAATTACATTTTCCGGGTGGAAGAGGATAGCCATAAAAACCTGTGGATCAGCACCACGCGTGGCCTTGTTTGCTTTAACCCGGCTACAGAGGCCATTAAAATTTATACCAAAGCAAATGGTTTGTTAAGCGATCAGTTTAATTACAACTCATCCTTTAAAGATGCCGATGGTACCATGTACTTTGGTTGCGTACGTGGTATGGTTAGCTTTAATCCTGCCAATTTTAAAATCAATCACTTTATTGCTCCCGTTTATATAACCGGCTTCCAGGTACACAATAAAGAGATCTCTGTTAAGGGCGCCGATTCGTTGCTTAGCCAATCCATCATCAGCACAAAAAAAATCAACCTCAATCATAACCAGTCGTCATTTAGTATTGATTTTGCGGCGCTAAGTTTCCCATCGCCGGAAATGACCCAGTATAAATATATGATGAAAGGTCTGGACAAGGGCTGGACCGAACTTAAGCGCAACCGTAAAGTTTACTTTACCCAATTGCAGCCCGGTCATTACACATTTGTAGTAAAAGCGGCGGGTAATAACGGCATCTGGACCCAAAAAGAAACAACCCTCGAAATTAATATAGCGCCGCCTTTTTGGGAAAGTGTTTGGGCTTATATCGCTTATTGCATGCTGTTTTTGCTGACTGGCTACTACCTACTCAGAAGCTATCACCGCAAAACCCGCGAAAAAAACAAACGCATTATCGAAACCCTCGAAAACGACAAGGAAAAACAGATCTACAATGCCAAAATTGAGTTCTTCACCAATGTGGCGCATGAAATCCGCACGCCGCTAACCCTTATCAAAGGGCCTATGGAAAAGGTGATCAGGAAAGCCGAGCATGTTCCAGAAATTCAAAACAACCTGAAGATTATGGAAAAGAACACCAACCGATTGCTTGATCTTACCAACCAACTGCTTGATTTCCGCAAAACCGAAACTAATGGCTTTAGCCTCAGTTTTGTTAAAACAGACATCACCGATCTGCTTGCCGATACCTTTATGCGGTTTAAACCTATGGCCGAGCAAAAGAACCTCAGCTATACGTTTATACATCCGGCTAAAACCGTTTATGCCTATGTTGATATTGAGGCATTCACTAAAATTATAAGTAACCTTATCAATAATGCTATCAAATACAGCACATCAGAAGTTGAGATCGAATTAATTGATCACCCCGATAACGACCCTACTTTTACCATCGAAATAAGGAATAGCGGCAACCTGATCCCTTATGAAATGCGCGAAAAGATCTTTGAACCTTTCTTCAGGATGAAGGAGTCGGAAAAGCAGATTGGTACGGGAATTGGCCTCTCTTTATCGCGCTCCTTAGCCGAATTGCATAAAGGTTTATTGGTGTTGAATAAATCTATTAACGATTTTAATATATTTAACCTTACTTTGCCTGTACACCAGGAAAAAGAATTCGACCTGCATATTACCCCCGATGAATATGAGCAGGCAGACCTAAGTAACAGAGAGGAGAATATTGACTTTATGAAACCAGTTATACTTTTAGTGGACGATAACCCGGAAATACTTGATTTTATTTCGGATGATCTGAGCGACAAATATTCGGTTATTAAAGCCCTTAACGGACAGGAAGCGCTGGATATGATAGCCATAGAGAACATCCAGCTTATTATAAGCGACGTAATGATGCCGGGAATAGATGGGTTTGAACTGTGCAAAACCATCAAAACAAATTTCGATTACAGCCACATCCCAATTATATTACTAACGGCTAAAAACACCCTGCAAAGTAAAATTGAAGGACTGGAAGTTGGCGCCGATGCCTATATCGAAAAACCATTTTCACCAGAACACTTACAGGTACAAATAGCCAACCTGCTTATTAACCGCAATAAGATCAGGGAGCATTTCGCAAGTTCTCCATTGGCGCATATCAAGTCGATGGCGTATTCAAAACCTGATGAAAGCTTTTTGGATAAACTCAACGGCGTTATCTACAAAAACATTCAGAATGCCGAACTTGATGTAGAGCAGATAGCCAATCTCATGAATATGAGTAAGCCAACCTTGTACCGTAAGGTTAAGGCTATTTCTAACCTCACCATTAATGAACTCATCAATATCACGCGATTAAAAGCCGCCGCCCAATTGCTGGAAGAAGGGGATTATAAGATCTACGAAGTTGCTAACATGGTAGGTTACAGCTCGCAATCGCACCTGGGACGTAATTTCCTGAAGCAGTTCGGCACTACGCCAACTGAGTATCAAGCTGCTAAACGGAGTAAGATGAAACAGGTTTAA
- a CDS encoding RagB/SusD family nutrient uptake outer membrane protein — MKKTTIISTFALLLVTGACKKDSAFLDVPPKQVVTSDVAFSDPNLVLSILADLYNRVYDFSGLDNGWASFADFSESFPSENGSYYIVQRTGWDFGSWNTWDYKYVRDLNLFIERATAATKLTDAQKNQFIAEGRFLRAQYYFELVKRMGGVPLITKSLTYDFSGNVEALQIPRAKESEVYDFIISEAEAIKGLLPVNVSEKSRATPAAVLAMESRAALYAASIAKYGATTPQVSLPGGEVGIPASSATGYYTKALAAAKEIISGTAGNYSLYKQLPDLSDNFANLFLDKSSSESIWVEDFKANGGKTHGFTTNDQPFSISDEGLDAGRLNPSLNLVEAFEKLDNSYAPMATKDGAGNPIYYTDQLDMFAGRDARLAGTVLLPNGLFKGKRTEVYAGYQLGNGTVISSSDATITQDVPGLGKVQVVGKDGPVNGAEFRTQTGFYIRKYLDPTVGSGRRGRGSDVNFIRYRYAEVLLNAAEADAELGNYAEASGYINQVRLRAGLTTPLVLTAANYFDRIVHERRVELAFEGHTLFDMKRWRIADAVWDGNSMSVADLVANIGKATKRSTQPFGLWPYKYYNPGDANNGKWIFKEIKPSPVTGSNRFLLGNYYSRIGDDVIAANPKIVKQPNQ, encoded by the coding sequence ATGAAAAAAACAACCATAATATCAACATTTGCACTCCTGTTAGTTACAGGGGCCTGCAAAAAAGACAGTGCTTTTTTGGATGTACCCCCCAAGCAGGTGGTAACTTCAGATGTTGCATTCTCCGACCCCAACCTTGTACTTTCTATTCTTGCTGATTTATATAACCGTGTTTACGATTTTTCTGGTCTGGATAACGGCTGGGCTTCATTTGCTGATTTCAGCGAATCGTTCCCTTCAGAAAACGGAAGCTATTATATAGTACAGCGTACAGGCTGGGATTTTGGCTCATGGAATACATGGGATTATAAATATGTTCGCGATTTGAACTTATTTATTGAGCGTGCTACCGCTGCTACCAAATTAACCGACGCGCAGAAAAATCAATTTATTGCCGAAGGCCGTTTTTTACGTGCCCAGTATTATTTTGAGCTGGTAAAAAGAATGGGCGGTGTTCCTCTGATCACTAAATCGCTTACTTATGATTTCTCGGGCAACGTTGAAGCATTGCAGATCCCGCGTGCAAAAGAGTCGGAAGTTTACGACTTTATCATTAGCGAGGCTGAAGCGATAAAAGGTTTATTACCAGTTAACGTTTCTGAAAAATCAAGGGCAACCCCGGCTGCTGTATTGGCTATGGAATCAAGGGCCGCTTTATATGCTGCTTCAATAGCTAAATATGGTGCAACAACACCTCAGGTATCATTACCTGGCGGTGAGGTGGGCATACCTGCAAGCTCTGCTACAGGTTATTACACTAAAGCGCTTGCTGCTGCCAAAGAGATTATATCAGGCACAGCAGGTAATTATTCGCTTTACAAACAATTACCTGATTTAAGCGATAACTTTGCCAACTTGTTCCTTGATAAAAGCAGCTCGGAGTCAATCTGGGTTGAGGATTTCAAGGCCAACGGCGGTAAAACACATGGTTTCACCACTAACGACCAACCTTTCTCAATTTCAGACGAAGGTTTGGACGCGGGAAGGTTAAACCCGTCGTTAAACCTGGTTGAGGCGTTTGAAAAGCTCGACAATTCATATGCTCCAATGGCAACTAAAGATGGCGCAGGTAACCCTATTTACTATACCGATCAGTTAGATATGTTTGCTGGCCGTGATGCAAGGCTTGCCGGTACCGTGTTATTGCCAAACGGATTATTTAAAGGTAAACGTACCGAGGTATATGCAGGTTATCAATTAGGTAACGGTACTGTTATATCAAGCAGCGATGCTACCATTACACAAGATGTTCCCGGCTTAGGCAAGGTGCAGGTAGTGGGTAAAGATGGTCCGGTTAACGGCGCTGAGTTCCGTACTCAAACCGGTTTTTATATCCGTAAATACCTTGATCCAACTGTAGGTTCTGGTCGTCGTGGCCGTGGTAGTGATGTTAACTTTATCCGTTACCGTTATGCTGAAGTGTTATTGAACGCCGCTGAGGCTGATGCCGAATTAGGCAATTATGCAGAGGCTTCAGGCTATATTAACCAGGTTCGTTTAAGGGCTGGCCTTACCACCCCTTTGGTGCTCACCGCAGCTAATTATTTTGACCGTATTGTTCACGAACGCCGTGTTGAACTTGCTTTTGAAGGGCATACTTTATTTGATATGAAACGCTGGAGAATTGCTGATGCCGTTTGGGATGGTAACTCAATGTCAGTTGCTGATCTGGTTGCTAACATTGGTAAAGCAACTAAACGCAGCACGCAACCTTTTGGCTTGTGGCCATATAAATATTATAATCCGGGTGATGCTAACAACGGAAAATGGATATTTAAGGAAATAAAACCTTCGCCGGTAACAGGTTCAAACAGGTTCCTGTTGGGTAACTACTATTCACGTATTGGTGACGATGTTATAGCAGCCAACCCGAAAATTGTTAAACAACCAAATCAATAA
- a CDS encoding SusC/RagA family TonB-linked outer membrane protein, with product MRKFLLLRHGGNPHVQWPPSKWSPKVMLIAFFIMTGFLFSFSASAQNKIKVSGTVTDTTGLALTGVAVRVQGTQGGTTTDAQGNFSLNVPTANSTLTFTYIGYVAQEIALQGRTTLKVRLRETNSSLQEVVVTGYGSQKKSSITGAISSVTSKDIDRVHAGSTVSTTLAGKIPGVTFRQSEGRPGASASIQIRNMGTPLYVIDGIQQDEGQFNNLAPNDVESIAVLKDASAAIYGVRAANGVVVVTTKKGSGDSRVNIDAYLGFQNWYRFPNVLTNSYDYMRYLADAQVNSNGSTTITQADLDKYKAGTEKGYQSFNWRDYVLKANNNAPQNSVNANFTGGTDKLNYYVSATNLFQNSQLGKEYKFNRSNIQSNVSLKVANGLKVSMDINGRIETRENPGVPGGDDYFLARFAVLRNTPLERPYANDNPNYLNDIGHTESNYAFLNDKLSGLYHSDWRVLQTNFGAEYQVPGIKGLLLKGLYSYYIADYLLNNQEYTYNAYTYRPATDTYDITGGSTNPWREREQRKEFAKTYQWQINYNNTFGKHTIGAIFVSERIELQHLRNWIHASPVSNNLPLIYFPTADQYQDSDNKEARIGYIGRLDYNYDNKYYLQLSGRRDASYLFAPDKRVGYFPGGSIGWRITQEGFMKKLLGENSILNDLKIRASYGVLGDDRDPNNSANPIVTPYAYLPGYNYNAGTAIIDGNAIVTSTDKGLVTTNISWSKSKMTDVGMDFTLLNNRLSGVVDYFYRKRTGLAGPPSKLVLPLEVGYSLPAENSSSDSQSGGEFSLNWNDKVGKVSYNIGGNISYSRQKSIFRNEYFGNSLERYFGSGINRYANIDWGYTVIGQFSSIEQINNYKINNDGQGNRTMLPGDLMYKDWNGDGKIDGYDTRPIGYGYGKQPNINFGLTLGAAYHGFDFHADFSGGAGYTWFQNYETRWAFQNNGNLNTIFEDRYHRADPFDINSAWIPGKYPANRVNPGTTNSDYDRNSTFWLHSVKYLRVRTLELGYSLPTQLLAKVKIKRARFYVNAYNMFSFDNLKQFGVDPETTDDNGLQFPQSKVLNFGVNLTF from the coding sequence ATGAGAAAATTTTTACTACTCAGGCATGGGGGAAATCCTCATGTGCAGTGGCCGCCCAGTAAGTGGAGCCCAAAAGTAATGCTAATCGCTTTTTTCATCATGACCGGTTTCCTTTTTTCGTTTAGTGCATCCGCGCAAAATAAAATTAAGGTTTCGGGAACTGTGACAGACACCACCGGCCTGGCGCTAACAGGCGTAGCCGTAAGGGTGCAAGGCACACAAGGTGGAACAACGACTGATGCTCAGGGTAACTTTTCACTTAATGTACCTACAGCAAACAGTACATTAACGTTTACTTACATCGGCTACGTTGCACAAGAGATTGCCCTGCAAGGCAGAACAACCCTTAAAGTTCGGCTTCGCGAAACAAATTCATCATTGCAGGAGGTTGTGGTAACCGGTTACGGCTCACAGAAAAAGTCATCCATTACGGGTGCTATCTCCAGCGTAACCAGTAAGGATATCGATCGTGTACACGCGGGTTCAACCGTTAGTACAACGCTTGCCGGTAAAATTCCGGGTGTAACCTTCAGGCAATCAGAAGGCAGGCCAGGTGCCAGCGCCAGCATCCAGATCCGTAACATGGGTACCCCATTATATGTAATTGACGGTATCCAGCAGGATGAAGGCCAGTTTAACAACCTTGCTCCAAACGACGTAGAAAGTATCGCAGTATTGAAAGACGCATCTGCCGCAATTTACGGTGTACGTGCTGCAAACGGCGTTGTGGTAGTAACTACCAAAAAAGGTTCGGGCGACTCACGCGTTAACATTGATGCTTACCTTGGTTTCCAAAACTGGTACCGTTTCCCTAACGTACTAACCAATTCGTATGATTATATGCGTTATTTGGCTGATGCACAGGTTAACAGCAACGGTTCAACAACCATTACCCAGGCTGATCTTGACAAGTACAAAGCCGGAACAGAAAAAGGTTACCAAAGCTTTAACTGGCGCGATTACGTTTTGAAGGCTAACAACAATGCTCCTCAAAACTCGGTTAACGCCAACTTTACCGGTGGTACCGACAAACTGAACTACTATGTATCTGCAACAAACCTGTTCCAGAATTCACAATTAGGTAAAGAGTATAAGTTTAACCGCTCAAACATCCAGTCAAACGTATCGTTAAAAGTAGCCAACGGCTTAAAAGTGAGCATGGATATCAACGGTCGTATCGAAACCCGCGAAAACCCTGGTGTACCGGGTGGTGACGATTACTTCCTGGCCCGTTTTGCTGTTTTAAGAAATACGCCGCTTGAGCGCCCTTACGCTAACGATAATCCAAATTATTTGAATGACATCGGTCACACCGAGTCAAACTACGCTTTCCTTAATGACAAGCTTTCGGGCTTATATCATAGCGATTGGCGTGTTTTGCAAACCAACTTTGGTGCCGAATACCAAGTGCCAGGTATTAAAGGCTTATTGTTAAAAGGTTTGTATTCATACTATATTGCTGATTACCTGTTAAATAACCAGGAGTATACCTATAACGCTTACACTTATCGCCCGGCAACTGATACTTATGATATCACCGGCGGTAGTACCAACCCTTGGCGTGAGCGCGAGCAGAGAAAAGAGTTCGCTAAAACTTACCAATGGCAAATCAACTACAACAACACCTTTGGCAAACACACTATCGGTGCTATATTCGTATCTGAGCGTATTGAGTTACAACACTTACGTAACTGGATCCATGCTTCGCCGGTATCAAACAACCTGCCGCTTATTTACTTCCCAACTGCTGACCAATATCAGGACAGCGACAATAAAGAAGCCCGTATAGGTTATATCGGCCGACTTGATTACAACTACGATAACAAATACTACCTGCAATTATCTGGCAGAAGGGATGCTTCATACCTGTTTGCCCCTGATAAACGCGTAGGTTATTTCCCAGGCGGATCTATCGGCTGGCGTATCACCCAGGAAGGTTTCATGAAGAAACTACTTGGCGAAAACAGCATCCTGAATGATTTAAAAATCCGTGCATCATACGGTGTATTGGGTGATGACCGCGATCCTAACAACTCTGCAAACCCAATTGTAACCCCATATGCTTATTTACCGGGTTATAACTACAATGCAGGTACTGCAATTATTGACGGTAATGCTATAGTTACTTCAACCGACAAGGGTTTGGTAACAACCAATATCTCATGGTCAAAAAGTAAAATGACCGACGTAGGTATGGACTTTACCTTATTGAACAACAGGTTGAGCGGTGTTGTTGATTATTTCTACCGTAAACGTACAGGCCTGGCTGGCCCGCCATCAAAACTGGTATTGCCACTGGAAGTAGGCTATTCATTGCCGGCGGAAAATTCAAGCAGCGATTCACAATCGGGTGGTGAGTTTTCATTGAACTGGAATGATAAGGTTGGAAAAGTAAGCTATAATATTGGCGGTAACATTTCTTACTCACGTCAGAAATCAATATTCAGGAACGAATATTTCGGTAACTCCTTAGAACGTTACTTTGGATCTGGAATAAACCGTTATGCCAATATCGACTGGGGTTACACGGTTATAGGTCAGTTCTCATCTATCGAACAGATCAACAACTATAAAATCAATAACGACGGTCAGGGTAACAGGACAATGCTTCCGGGCGACTTGATGTACAAAGACTGGAACGGTGACGGTAAGATTGACGGTTATGATACGCGTCCTATCGGTTACGGTTATGGCAAACAGCCAAACATCAACTTTGGTTTAACCTTGGGTGCTGCATACCACGGCTTTGATTTCCATGCTGACTTTTCGGGAGGTGCCGGTTATACCTGGTTCCAGAACTATGAAACAAGGTGGGCATTCCAAAACAATGGTAACTTGAACACAATATTTGAAGACAGGTACCATCGTGCAGATCCGTTTGATATCAACAGCGCATGGATTCCTGGTAAATATCCTGCAAACAGGGTTAACCCGGGTACTACCAACAGTGATTATGACCGTAACTCAACCTTCTGGTTACATAGTGTAAAATACCTGAGGGTACGTACACTGGAATTAGGTTACTCGCTGCCTACTCAGCTGCTGGCTAAAGTGAAGATCAAGAGAGCACGCTTTTATGTTAACGCCTATAACATGTTCTCGTTTGATAACCTGAAACAGTTTGGCGTTGACCCTGAAACAACGGATGATAACGGGTTACAATTCCCACAGAGCAAGGTGCTCAACTTTGGTGTTAATTTAACCTTTTAA